In the genome of Chrysiogenes arsenatis DSM 11915, one region contains:
- a CDS encoding thioredoxin family protein, with translation MKLEVYGTGCAKCERLMEAVDRAAKELNLDFTLEKVSDIQQIVKKGIMGTPAFAIDGTVKTTGKIPSHDELLRLLTAQ, from the coding sequence ATGAAACTCGAAGTATACGGCACGGGATGCGCGAAATGCGAACGGTTGATGGAAGCGGTCGATCGCGCCGCCAAGGAACTGAATCTGGATTTCACCCTCGAAAAAGTGAGCGACATTCAGCAGATCGTCAAAAAAGGGATTATGGGCACCCCAGCTTTTGCCATTGATGGCACGGTCAAAACGACGGGCAAAATCCCCAGTCACGATGAATTACTGAGATTACTGACAGCTCAATAA
- a CDS encoding arsenate reductase ArsC translates to MKPEKWLFVCIHNSARSQMAEAFMNQLSGGQIVAESAGIEPGKLNPIVVKVMAEIGIDISGNGTKSVFELLNRGKQYDVVVTVCDEASAERCPAFPGLKVKRLHWGFPDPSAIKEGSESERLQKIGIIRDDIRRTIVDYLAQEAQ, encoded by the coding sequence ATGAAACCAGAGAAGTGGCTTTTTGTTTGTATCCATAATAGCGCCCGTTCGCAGATGGCCGAAGCGTTTATGAATCAACTCTCCGGCGGACAGATTGTGGCGGAAAGTGCTGGTATCGAGCCGGGCAAGCTGAACCCGATTGTGGTCAAAGTCATGGCCGAAATCGGCATTGATATTAGCGGCAATGGCACGAAAAGCGTGTTTGAACTGCTCAACCGTGGCAAGCAGTACGATGTTGTTGTCACCGTGTGCGACGAAGCCTCCGCCGAACGGTGCCCAGCGTTCCCCGGCCTGAAGGTCAAGCGACTTCACTGGGGTTTTCCAGATCCGTCTGCTATCAAAGAGGGCAGCGAAAGCGAGCGTTTACAGAAAATTGGAATTATTCGTGACGATATTCGTCGCACAATCGTTGACTATCTTGCTCAGGAGGCACAATGA
- a CDS encoding permease, with product MWQALVDRIMYEWLALSPESQLNQAANFFIYDVIKIWFLLISIIFVVTFARSYVDANRVRTWLQGKSEFVGNILAACFGIITPFCSCSAIPLFLGFLQARIPLGVTFSFLISAPLNNEVAIALLLGLFGWKVAGLYVALGLTVAILGGFVIGRLKMERYVIINVEPMEGELDPGEIEKRPLGERASEAWQGTVEIFRKVYLYVMLGVGVGAFIHGYIPADLIANWAGPGNPFAVPIAVLLGVPMYSNAAGVLPLISVLTAKGMQIGSALAFMMAVTALSLPEAIILKQILHARLIALFFGIVSIGIVVVGYVFNFFLS from the coding sequence ATGTGGCAAGCATTGGTTGACCGTATAATGTATGAGTGGCTGGCACTTTCACCAGAAAGCCAGCTCAATCAAGCGGCCAATTTTTTCATTTACGATGTGATAAAAATTTGGTTTCTGCTCATTTCGATTATTTTTGTGGTGACGTTTGCTCGGAGCTACGTTGATGCCAATCGCGTGCGAACCTGGCTGCAGGGAAAATCAGAGTTTGTCGGCAATATTTTAGCGGCGTGTTTCGGGATTATTACCCCGTTTTGCAGTTGTTCGGCTATCCCGCTCTTTCTTGGGTTTTTGCAGGCACGGATTCCGCTGGGGGTAACCTTTTCGTTTCTTATCAGCGCACCGCTCAATAACGAAGTGGCGATTGCCCTCCTCTTGGGGTTATTCGGCTGGAAAGTTGCGGGGCTCTACGTGGCGCTTGGCCTCACGGTCGCTATTTTAGGTGGCTTTGTGATTGGTCGCCTCAAGATGGAACGCTATGTCATCATCAATGTTGAACCCATGGAAGGCGAGCTTGATCCAGGCGAAATAGAAAAGCGGCCACTCGGTGAGCGTGCTAGTGAAGCGTGGCAGGGAACCGTTGAAATTTTCCGCAAAGTGTACCTGTACGTCATGCTCGGCGTCGGGGTTGGTGCCTTTATTCACGGCTACATTCCGGCAGATTTAATTGCTAACTGGGCAGGGCCCGGCAACCCTTTCGCCGTACCCATTGCTGTTCTGCTCGGTGTACCGATGTATTCCAATGCGGCTGGCGTTCTCCCCCTGATTTCGGTATTGACCGCCAAAGGGATGCAAATAGGCTCGGCGTTGGCATTTATGATGGCCGTCACGGCACTTTCGCTCCCTGAAGCGATAATTTTAAAACAAATCCTACATGCGCGCCTGATCGCTCTCTTTTTCGGAATCGTCAGCATCGGGATCGTTGTTGTAGGGTATGTCTTCAATTTCTTTCTTTCGTGA
- a CDS encoding ArsR/SmtB family transcription factor, with protein sequence MRWAAVEAVLLMQNFDAKHFSRLFALLSNPMRLEILQQLATHCCRDAQGGCCVSDVEAHIDLHQPTVSKHLKALCEGGILERRREGNRTVYAFSDGAALEQMQQFLRHYQECCPRKP encoded by the coding sequence TTGCGGTGGGCCGCAGTCGAAGCGGTGTTGCTGATGCAAAATTTTGACGCCAAACATTTTTCCCGACTCTTTGCGCTCCTTTCGAACCCCATGCGTTTAGAGATTTTACAGCAACTCGCCACCCATTGCTGCCGCGATGCACAGGGTGGTTGCTGTGTCAGCGATGTAGAGGCGCATATCGACTTGCATCAGCCAACGGTTTCAAAACATTTAAAAGCGTTGTGCGAAGGGGGGATATTGGAGCGGCGGCGTGAAGGGAATCGTACCGTGTATGCTTTCAGCGATGGCGCGGCGCTGGAGCAGATGCAACAATTTTTACGCCACTATCAGGAATGCTGTCCACGGAAGCCGTAA